TCTTACAGTTGCCGACAAGCTGCTGCTGTCATTATCCCAATTATTAGCAAAAATTAATGTTCATAGATCAGTCTGATCGAGCTACTGTGTTCCGTATgttctgtgtatatatatatgtggacgCCATTGTTAACCAGAGAAAAGCTTCTGAAATTAAGGAAATTAACCATTAACCTGCTTCAATGGAGGTTCAGATCCTTTGCAAGAAGATGATAAGGCCATCTTCTCCAACTCCATGCCACCTCCAGACCATGAAGCTTTCGTTAATCGATCAGATCATTCCGCCGACCCACATCAACATGATCTTCTACTACTCCTCCAATGGCGAAAAGGCCACTGAGAGATTCTCCCAATTGGAGCAATCTCTCGCCGAGGCATTGACGAAGTACTACCCTCTTGCCGGAAGGCTCGTCGTCAACGACCTCTCCGTCGATTGCAACGACCAGGGCGTTCAGTTCGTGGAAGCAGAGGTCACCGGAAACCTCGCGGAGTTTCTGCGCAGCGAAAGGGAGATCGAGGTTGTGGACAAGTTCGTTCCGTGGGATCACATCGGCGCCTGTGGTCCAGCCGCCGGTGCTCCGCTGGCGGCGGTTCAGATCAGCACGTTCGATTGCGGCGGCTGGGTCTTGGGGATCAGCGTTTCGCACAAAGTCGCCGACTTGTATTCGATAATCGGGTTCGTTAATGGCTGGGCCGCCGCTAGCCGCAGCGGCATCCAGACCGTTGCCGCCCCGGTTTTCGAGCTGGGATCGCTGTTCCCGACGAGCAATCTCTTGCCGCTGAATCCCCCGCCTAGCATGAAAAAAGGAACTAAGATCGTGACAAGGAGGTTCTTCTTCGGCGAGCTGGCTATTCAGGCTCTGGTGAGGGAAGCCGGCGGCGCCGCCCCCACAAGGGTGGCGGCGGCTACGGCGTTGATCTGGAAGGCGCTCATTGGGGTGGCTCAGGCCAAGCATGGCCACCTGCGAACTTCCCTGCTCGTTCATCCCATGAATTTGAGGGGGAATACCGGGTTGTCGATACCAGAAAACTCCTTTGGAAACATGCCGATGCTGTTCATTACTCGGTTTCTGccagaggagaggaagaaggagtTGTCGGAGCTCGTCAGCCTGGTCGGAGAGTCCAGAAGAGACTGGGATCCGGCCAAAATCACCAACCTCGACGACCTATGCGCCATggtaatgtttataaatagtcCTATCTCTTTgtaaataatcataaataaacatatttctaaataaattatgaattcgTTCCCCATCTGTCCCTCGCTTATTAGGTTAAGTTTCAATAGAGATaacggtttttttttttttttttacaatttaagCAATCTTCGAATATGAACTTGTCTTGTTTTAACtctttatacaaaaaaaaaagaagataaattttatttttttaatagatcCACTATGCTCAAAAAAGacacaataataattaaatgtcATAACTGGATGTTAAAATATTGTGCCCTTATATAAGTAGACTGAAGAATTAGTATGAGTTTGGATAGAATCACGTGAACAGTTAAATTTGATCATCTAGATGCCTAGGGAAGCCAGCTATATATGGGATAGGTTTGAACCCAAGTCCACCTTAGTACTTGTTTAGATCATCTTGGGGCCTCTTTTAATTTGGGTGTCAACCTTAAATTTCAATTACTTTAGAACTAAACTAACTAGtgtaaattacaaaaactaaTCATGGctcaaacaaaaaattcatttttaactcattttctaaaaaaatatatatttttaatttctcaaataaattaattacactttatAATCactttatcaattttaataatgccaactaattttataaatttactattttatttaaatattttaattcgaCCAGTTTTGATACTGCCATCTTACCAATTTAAGTATCTtctctgaaaaaaaaaatgactataaaatataattaatttatttgagttgataaaaatatttttttaaaaaaaggaaCTAAAAACAATTGTGTTCATTTATTTCGtcaaataaatagaattatttacaTAACAACAAAACCCACATCCTTTATTCCGGacaaataaatattcaatatttGTAACAGTATCAATAGTCACGTGAAAATTATCAATATATAATACCTGAAGTTTGATTCTTTATTTCTTAATCCCAAATATAGCATGTGAAAAGTACAATTTCAAAGCCAAAAATAGTGTTCCTTTTATAAGTGGGAAGTGATATTTAAAaactcaatattttatattatatttgtatcgacgtaacatatatataaacataattctatttttccatttaataataataatgtaaattatgGCGACAGGTGAGCAGCTCGTTCGGAGAAGCAAGGAGGGAGAAGATACAAAATGAGAGAGTGGACGTGCACCTGTGCGCGAGCTGGAGCGGGCTGCCGCTGTACGAGGCGGACTTCGGGTGGGGGAAGCCGGTGTGGGTGAGCAGCACCAGCACGCCGTACGAGGTGGTCAGCCTCATCGACAACCGCTCCGGCGACGCCATCGAAGCCTGGGTCAGTTTGAACCAGAACGACATGCTCCATTTCGAACGCGATTCTGACATCTTAGCCTTCACCTCGCAGTAATCTCCGGTCCGAATTCATCGGACCAGTGCCGGCGCATGAGAAAATGTAATTGCCGGCGCATGAGAAAATGTAATTTCCCcgttccatatatatatattatatatatggattACGTCAGCATTGTCGGTAAAATGACGTTTTCGggaataaataaattacttttattaaGAGGGCGGCGCGTGGCCGCAAGATTTTGCGGCTGGGCTGATGCCACGGCTTTAACATCAGCCGCAAGAGGATGCGTTTCgaaaataaccaaaaacatCCACATAATTACGAAATAACCTAATCGTCACATTCTGGTAGTCTTCCTCTTTCATACTGTCACGTCAAGtaacaatttttcttaatttaaacaATACTCTCcaaagaaataatatatttattgaataccataaaagaataattttgtCATGATTTCGAATggcaattttattcaataaactAATATGCATAAGGAtgatcaaattttgatttcaaacCGATAGATTTAGTTTGGGACCCAATGAACACCATTCTTGTCTCGTGATTCTAAtactaattataattaattttttatcttatatcaATGCAAGACCAAAATATATTATAgatacataatacatataatattttttaaaaaaattatattaaaaaataaaaaaaatatgaaccaTATTAGATTAGATCGAACCAATTAAGTTAAGTCTACATCTAATCCCAAACCTATCATGTCTAATTTTTggtttaaaattcttaaaattttgatcCTAATGTTGGTTCGAATAAATTTAGAAGTGGGTTAATTCAATTTAGATCAAATCAACACCCTagattatgtatatatatcataacaATAGGAATTTCCTCTACCGTCTCCTCTACTCAAGAGGCACATTTCATCAGTTTCTCGTTTAGTTGAAAAAACAATCCATGTTGTTGTGCAAggtttggatttttgggataacAATGGAAGAATCAATCACACATCTAGGCTTCAAACAATGTGTCCAAAAACAAGCAAGTTGTCGTAACTCGGCTTCCCATTTCCACACGTGACATTGCTTGTGCTGCCACCATTGGATTCAAAATCGTACACGTGACCCATTTTGACATGTTTTGTCTCTAGACATCTCTAATTTTCCATTGTGATAAGGGTTGCTAGACTTTCTTTAAAACCACCAAGCCATAGCTCTTGAGCCTGACTTACTTTGCAAGGTTGGTCATCAATTTCATTGTTCAGACcctgtcgacgtttgatttcggccgaccgtgattcgttttgggccgcggtgagtcaatccaaaaaaataccgagaaggaagaaagaaaacccccccctcccccaaagttccaagcgtgtacaccagaatcttttacgtggttcggccagaacgatgcctagtccacggccgccctctgattattctcccagagtggcggtatctgattattcttttttctgtcCCTCCTCTTTgctcctcatggccccctttatttccatttttcttgagggacttttacaatctagataatatataaaaatacagtgtttgtataatgggggacaaatagttcttaccgccttcgcaagaccgggagtgggatcctcattacgaggggcatgggctgttacagataaagtgatcggaccctacctctgacttctcagcagctttgccgctcatgcgagctggagattttaggcgagcgacctggatggcccagcgatctggaggatatttcaggagctcgttagtcgattgctccgagctcgttgggggattaccgggagctcgccatacgctcgctttacgagttccgggtctttgatggaggctggaccttccttgacgaggtcgttcgggccttcttggccttgggtgattgggccggtctatcggaccgagtctggcccatgcggggagatgcgggaaatacatataacataagccccccagttcgcggtacgatcttcgtgctgggaactgacgcgtgccagctgttcttccatccctccaacttctgtccaatcaccttaagtctcgtcgttccacgcagcacgctttgtcggcagcgcatttaatgcgcgccccctccccatttctgcgcatgattaaactcgtgggacccacaagctgttgtgcggccgctggatgccgagcatgtgataagtcgtcattcgatccgacggttgggatggatcaggccgtcagtataaatagtggggagtgtccacccgcttcttctttcacgctattttgaaactccctcaaacttttgcctccctgctttcttgttttttctctctcgaggcctccgttatcgccgtgctttcagacgtctgccgttctcgtccggtgcttggtacgagtccccattcagtcgtcaagcgcagcttttaggtaagtttgtcgtgtcttttcttcttcttttagtgaggccgtccaccgttggttagccgtcggtggtttctctggcttcgtcgatcgatgtcgttctcatttttggagaaacggcacgattcggtttgtcgtttgctgggcctttgggtccaatgaccttaggattagcttttcatggaacaccgggcttgcggctgcagcccctccgccctaggcggtacccctttttgcgaagcgctcggcctggaagacctaggggacgttttagggtttttcttctagtttcttgaggtctggttcgcgacttgcgacctgactgttctctcttttcctttgtagatgtccgaccaacaccgtggaaattcaggtcaaaagcgctacaattatatcgtaggagaaaacgacacttcgagctccgaagattgtctcattatggagggccaaaatcttgggggtgcgagctcggggtgcagggaggtcgccgtcccgacctctcgggaaaccgagctgaaggttcaagatcagatcgctgctgatcttgcggtcttcaagagattctcgtccaaggccaagcttcacgaggtgatgacttgtgctcaggagtttcgtctccccaggacctgccccctgcatcgagctcccatgcagcctacccgccagccaatttcgtagctattagcccccaacacctcgagtctggctttaggttcccaatagccccgtaccttatcgccctcttgaacgacgtcaagctcgcccccttccaactaacaccgaattcgtatgcccaacttacttctttggccgttttattccttataaacaaacttcctctcccttccccaaaactgataagatttttattttctttcaaaaatgccaaggacgggctgtattacctggcggcccgtccttctccgtacaaggccgcccttcctcagggtaaagcaaaggggaagtccaacgtgggcgattacaagtccagttgtcttgcccttccctttctctacttaggaattgtagcttcgcactgacccctggtaagagaagatgagctctcacgaatctttcctttgttccgagagtgcttgttttaacttgctcatgttttgatgcagattttggggggaagaaaccgattttatcggccgaggagactgatatccttggcaaacttgtggctgcggagtcgagctcggagattcttgagctttcggacgagctacttcgcgaatacgagctcgcccctcctcttggcaccgagactgtcgagggagatcatttcagggacttgggtgcggaggttctctcttccggcttacagctcgctgagacgaacagttcaagaggggaagccgaccaagatgataatatggttgatctcgagctcctccaaccgaagcgtcatagggcgaggtcgagcactacgtcttccataaccccgagctatagctcgcgggatggcaggtcggagcagccgcagccgcagtcacgcccccagcagcagcaaacccagcagtcgcggggggggcagcaggagcagcggcaaagaacactgccccgtcagccccaacaatcaaagcaagctcatctgcagttGGGGCATCGGCCACCTGCttcccgagaccatggttcgagtggagcccgtgggaaggaggttgcggtggaggttcgagacgctcctgctgccagctcgaaacggagatcggaccagctgcaacagggggaggatatcagggccaaacgggtcagggtccgtgagaaggagctggccgtggaggccctgccaggaggggtctttgttggtcccctcctggattccgtgcccgatttcctgggtccgaactcCAAGCCCCTtgacgacccgaagttaaagggaatccccctttgtgattttgtcgcccgtcacagcctggtggtaagtaggaattctt
This window of the Diospyros lotus cultivar Yz01 chromosome 5, ASM1463336v1, whole genome shotgun sequence genome carries:
- the LOC127801152 gene encoding acetyl-CoA-benzylalcohol acetyltransferase-like, with product MEVQILCKKMIRPSSPTPCHLQTMKLSLIDQIIPPTHINMIFYYSSNGEKATERFSQLEQSLAEALTKYYPLAGRLVVNDLSVDCNDQGVQFVEAEVTGNLAEFLRSEREIEVVDKFVPWDHIGACGPAAGAPLAAVQISTFDCGGWVLGISVSHKVADLYSIIGFVNGWAAASRSGIQTVAAPVFELGSLFPTSNLLPLNPPPSMKKGTKIVTRRFFFGELAIQALVREAGGAAPTRVAAATALIWKALIGVAQAKHGHLRTSLLVHPMNLRGNTGLSIPENSFGNMPMLFITRFLPEERKKELSELVSLVGESRRDWDPAKITNLDDLCAMVSSSFGEARREKIQNERVDVHLCASWSGLPLYEADFGWGKPVWVSSTSTPYEVVSLIDNRSGDAIEAWVSLNQNDMLHFERDSDILAFTSQ